CATCTCCATTTTCCAAGCGTTTTGTCCAGACCAATTTCGGGACAATCCCCTCTGCTGAAAGAACAGCCAAAAATGGCGATGAATTTCTTTTTAGGAAGAGCTTTTTCCCTTCATTTTGAGCAAAATATGCATCTCCCGTTAAACCACCAGCAGGACTGATTTTCCACTCATCACCTAATAAATGTTCCAACCATTTCACCTTCAATTTCAACACAACTTTTCATTATCAAATATTAGAAAAGCGCAAGCGCTATATATAAGAATTTTCATATTAACATCTTTTTTTAAGCAAAAAAACAGCTATTGAACAATTTCACAATAGCTATCTTTTAAATTTTATCGTTATTTCCCAATTAAATCAAGTCCTTGTGTAACAATTAATATTGTGCCAATACAACTGTGCTGATAGGCGGGACTTGTATTTCATTGATTACTTTGCGGATTGGCGAATTGCCTGCTGTACTGCCTTCGACAAGGACATCCCACTCTCCTGACAATGGAAGCGAAACGTTTTCCGCATTCGTCCCGTTATGGAAAATAATAAGGATATGGTTGTACTTTCCATACTGTTTCACGTCACTGAGATGATACATGAGCATATTTCCTTTTTCAAAAGGAAAACGCACATGTTTTTTTATTTCCGCGGCTGTCGATAAGCGTAAAGCTTTATGTGCTTTTCGAAGGGAGATTAGACCACTGACAAAGTCCACACTTTCTGCGTAACGCTCTTTTCTTTCCCAATCTAAGTTATTGACCGAATCTGGAGATCTATAACTGTTTTCCTCCCCGCCTTTTGTCCGGAAAAACTCTTGCCCTGCATGAAGAAACGGTACACCTTGTGATAATAGAATGACGGAAGTGGCCAGGCGATGGCGCTTTATTCTCGTTACTTCTTCTTCATGACTATTGCAGACGGCCATTTTATCCCACATGGTGTGGTTGTCATGGGATTCAACATAGTTGATTGATTGCACGGGCTCCAGGAACAGTCCTTTATGATTCGGATCGATTTGTACACTACCTGCAAGAGTTTGTTTCAATAAAGTTGTCTTGTGAGTATTTCCAAGCGCAAATCCCCTGTCAAACAAGTTGAACGTACTGCCTTTTATGGAATCGCGAACCATATCATTAAAGAATGAAATTCCCGGCATCTTCTTTGCATTCAGAATCATTGCTTTACGGTCAGCCGCTAAAGGGGTGTTCAGCTCCCACCCTTCTCCAAGGATTATGGCTCCTGGTTTGATGATGGATACAGCCTCTTTTACTGTATTCATGGTCTGAACATCTAATATACCCATCAAGTCAAATCGAAAGCCATCTACATCATATTCCTGCAACCAAAATTTAATGGAATCCAGGATAAACTTTCGAACCATTTTTCGTTCGGATGCAATGTCATTTCCTACTCCAGTACCGTTTGAAGGCATACCATGCTCATCATGGCGAAAGTAATAACCAGGCACTATTTTTTCAAAAGAGGAGTCTTCGCGAACATACACATGATTATAGACGACATCCATAATCACCCTCAGGTCTTTCTGGTGCAAAGTATTGATTAGGTTTTTAAGTTCCAAAATCCGCGAGTAGGGATCATTCGCATCCAGCGCATAACTTCCTTCAGGCACATTAAAAAGAAGAGGGTTATAGCCCCAATTATAGTCCTTGTCAGGTTCTGCCTCATCTACTCCGCCAAAATCATTTAATGGTAATAGCTCAACGTGAGTAACTCCGATACTTTGGAGATAAGAAACGCCTGTAATGCCAATAACGGACTCTTCTACTTGATCTTCTGTAAAAGCGGCATATTTACCTTTATGTATCATTCCGCTTTTTGGGTGAGAGGAAAAGTCACGTACATGCAACTCATATATTATCGCATCTGTTGCATCCATAAAAGGAAGCATGGATACTTTTGGAATGTTTACTCGTTCTTTATCTACAATCACTGCAGCCTCACTATTAATGTTAGAGGAAATTGCATATGGATCGACTGCTTCTCTCCATACAAGGTTTACGCAAACAAGGTAGGTATAAAGGAAACCTTCCAGATCTCCCTGCACTGTAATTCGCCATATCCCCTTCTCCTCAGGGATGAGGCTATAGAAGATGCCTTCCTTACTTTTGGGAGCCACCAGTTTTATTTTCACTGCAGATGCCGTCGGTGCCCAAAGGGTAAAGGTAGTTTCCCCTTTTTGATATTTCGCTCCAAGATCATCTTTTTCATAAAAGAACGCTTCATCAAATGCTTCCGTACGAATAACTGCCCCTATTTGCAAATCTGTTTTCCTGTCGTGTTCATCTATAATCATATATTTGGAACCGATGGAGATTGGCGTATTTGTTTTACATATATATTTAACCGTGTTCTGAAGCGTTTTTCTATCTATAATCTCAAGTGGGTAGGTAGATTCTTGGTTTGTAAGGGTAAAGAAAGCTGATTCTCCGTTATAATTTCCGCTAGGCAAAAGAATAGTGATTTTATCCATTTCATCTAAATAGGCGTCGAATTCTCTTTTGATGAAAATCATGCATTTCCCTCCCTTTCTTCTAAAGTTTGCTTCTTCTAGAACTGACCATTTTCTATCCTATTCAAACAAAGTCGTAAGCTTGACATCTATTCATATAATTCTCCATTATTGCCATTCCGGTCTGTCTATATAAGTGGACTGACAATGAGAAAGCAAAGCTCCAGCTGCTTTTAGCTGCGTATGTTTTAAAGGGAGTTTGTTCGCCCGCATTTTTTCAAACCATTTTTCATACGTGCGTTTATCTACCACCTGTAGATCTGTCGGTCCATCCGTTATATCAATATATCCTTTTGGGTGTAACAAAATTTTGGTAACAGGCAGGCTTACATCATACAAAGGAAGGATATTTTTGATAATCGATCCCATCCTGTTCAAACTGATCGTGGGATTTACTATTTTTCTTTCCTTTTCCTTCTCACGGATGGACCAGAAGCGCTCATTGTTTCCTAGAACCACACTCTCTTCTTGCTCCTCCATATAAAAAAGCGCAATGATTTCGTTTGGAGTAACTAGAATAATTTCGAGTTCCACTGGCGCCTGCTTTACTAGAAAGATAGGTTTATACATAACAAAAAACGTATCTGGAAACCTCTGCAAAAAGTACTTTAGTAAGTTTTCACGTTTATAATTTTTCTGCAGATAGGACATTTCCCGGATGGTCGAACTTGCCCATTTGAGCTGAAGCGGAAGAATCGAATCAAGAAATTGCTGCTTTCTTTCTTCAGGTGTCTTATTGCCTGTAATACTTGGAAGTTCCCACTCTTCATCGTGAATGGCATCAGTAGTAACGAGTTTTCCTGTAAACAGCTCTTCTTCTTGATCCTTTTTCTTGAAAGACTTCATGAGACTGATTAGCTTGCCTTCTTTTGAGGGAGTAGTATCTTCCAATTGAGCAATGTGGGAAGGACTCTGTGTATCGACCGGGTTTCTCAACATCTCCTCATAAGTCTTCCATTGTTGCTTTTTCAATCTGATATATTGATTAGGATAGCGATATATATCGGCTTCATACCGTGTGATATAATCTTGTAATTTAATTAATTGTGCCAATGGCGGTCACTCTTTTCTATAATAAATAATGAATAGCAACAGGCAGTATCAGGGCGTAAAGTAATGCAGAAAGTGTCATGCTGATGGAACTAAAAGCCGCTTCTTCTTCCCCATATTCCATCGCTTTAGCAGTTCCAATTCCATGTGCAGCACAACCAAGGCCCACTCCAATGCCTAAGTAATGGGTTATTCCAAGAAGTCTCATTAAGCCCGGGCCGAAAAGTGCACCAATGATACCGCTCAGGATAACAAGTGCTGCTGCTAAGCTTGGTAATCCACCGGTAAGATCAGCGATTTCCATGGCAATTGGGGAAGTCACGGACTTTGGAAGGAACGAAGAGGCATACATAGAAGATAAATTTGCCACCTTTACATAAATAAACCCAGTAACCATGCCGACAACTATTCCAGAAAATAATCCTGCAATTAACGGAATTCGATAGCGTAATATTTTAGTACGTTGATGGTAAAGTGGGTAAGCAAGCGCTACTACCGCAGGGCCGAGCAGTTCTTGGATCCACCAACCTCCCAGCATATATGTATCATAAGATAGATCAGTCAAAAGTAATCCGACAATGATTAATAGAGTTGT
This window of the Sutcliffiella horikoshii genome carries:
- the pulA gene encoding type I pullulanase, with the translated sequence MIFIKREFDAYLDEMDKITILLPSGNYNGESAFFTLTNQESTYPLEIIDRKTLQNTVKYICKTNTPISIGSKYMIIDEHDRKTDLQIGAVIRTEAFDEAFFYEKDDLGAKYQKGETTFTLWAPTASAVKIKLVAPKSKEGIFYSLIPEEKGIWRITVQGDLEGFLYTYLVCVNLVWREAVDPYAISSNINSEAAVIVDKERVNIPKVSMLPFMDATDAIIYELHVRDFSSHPKSGMIHKGKYAAFTEDQVEESVIGITGVSYLQSIGVTHVELLPLNDFGGVDEAEPDKDYNWGYNPLLFNVPEGSYALDANDPYSRILELKNLINTLHQKDLRVIMDVVYNHVYVREDSSFEKIVPGYYFRHDEHGMPSNGTGVGNDIASERKMVRKFILDSIKFWLQEYDVDGFRFDLMGILDVQTMNTVKEAVSIIKPGAIILGEGWELNTPLAADRKAMILNAKKMPGISFFNDMVRDSIKGSTFNLFDRGFALGNTHKTTLLKQTLAGSVQIDPNHKGLFLEPVQSINYVESHDNHTMWDKMAVCNSHEEEVTRIKRHRLATSVILLSQGVPFLHAGQEFFRTKGGEENSYRSPDSVNNLDWERKERYAESVDFVSGLISLRKAHKALRLSTAAEIKKHVRFPFEKGNMLMYHLSDVKQYGKYNHILIIFHNGTNAENVSLPLSGEWDVLVEGSTAGNSPIRKVINEIQVPPISTVVLAQY
- a CDS encoding LrgB family protein, with the translated sequence MMNSWFGILFILITYLVFLAMRHVYNRFRMPLLNPVATTTLLIIVGLLLTDLSYDTYMLGGWWIQELLGPAVVALAYPLYHQRTKILRYRIPLIAGLFSGIVVGMVTGFIYVKVANLSSMYASSFLPKSVTSPIAMEIADLTGGLPSLAAALVILSGIIGALFGPGLMRLLGITHYLGIGVGLGCAAHGIGTAKAMEYGEEEAAFSSISMTLSALLYALILPVAIHYLL